The following are encoded together in the Deinococcota bacterium genome:
- a CDS encoding OsmC family protein: MAVRTANAEWNGSLKEGKGKMKLQSGAYEGAYSYASRFETGAGTNPEELIGAAHAGCFSMKLSGNLGQAGYTPDFVKTEARVHLENGAITTIELRTEAKVPGIDESTFKEEAEKAKSGCPVSKSLSTNIDIKLEATLVS, translated from the coding sequence ATGGCAGTGCGCACAGCCAACGCGGAATGGAACGGCTCGCTCAAAGAGGGCAAGGGCAAGATGAAGCTGCAGAGCGGCGCCTACGAGGGCGCCTACTCCTACGCCTCGAGGTTCGAGACCGGCGCGGGCACCAACCCCGAGGAGCTGATCGGCGCGGCCCACGCGGGCTGCTTCTCAATGAAGCTTTCGGGCAACCTCGGCCAGGCCGGTTATACCCCCGACTTCGTCAAGACCGAGGCCAGGGTCCACCTCGAGAACGGCGCCATCACCACCATCGAACTCCGCACCGAGGCCAAGGTGCCCGGCATCGACGAGAGCACCTTCAAGGAGGAAGCCGAGAAGGCCAAGAGCGGTTGTCCGGTCTCGAAGTCGCTCTCGACGAACATAGACATCAAGCTCGAGGCCACGCTCGTCAGTTAA